One window of the Rhipicephalus sanguineus isolate Rsan-2018 chromosome 2, BIME_Rsan_1.4, whole genome shotgun sequence genome contains the following:
- the LOC119381858 gene encoding glutamate receptor-like — protein MPRREKVSGSFDITYDPERSFGTRHENGTYTGIIGLLQRGEVDMAASPVFVRSDRFEVVRYGPVIYTSDCALIAVAGEPSVNAFGYLFVFDWQAWAVIIASVPLMSTALALVERRRPGSRNSFLLEAYDNTWDILSTFANKGHTANTESCAGRLLLSFWWLLVLVLTNEFAGHLMASIAIRSEPPRLRSVADVAYQTSIRPLIWKDTAFDTYVRKSPKPALRALTRLALRNRGFVSLDELYSEASLEQLYSGRAVLINDKTGSMHTLAKRCRLTGGRLYVAPELLFTTFSTIAYSKQLSAELQERIQEK, from the exons ATGCCGCGAAGAGAAAAGGTTTCCGGAAG TTTCGACATCACTTATGACCCCGAGCGTTCGTTCGGAACTCGCCACGAGAACGGCACTTACACCGGCATCATCGGTCTTTTGCAGAGAGGG GAGGTGGACATGGCCGCTTCCCCTGTGTTCGTGCGATCGGACCGTTTCGAGGTGGTGAGGTACGGGCCCGTGATATACACCAGCGACTGCGCGCTTATTGCTGTCGCCGGAGAGCCATCCGTCAACGCGTTCGGATACCTGTTCGTCTTCGACTGGCAG GCATGGGCTGTCATTATCGCCTCGGTTCCGCTGATGTCCACGGCACTCGCACTCGTCGAAAGGCGGAGGCCTGGAAGTCGCAACAGCTTCCTGCTGGAGGCCTACGACAATACCTGGGACATCCTCTCCACTTTTGCCAATAAAG GACACACGGCGAACACAGAGAGCTGCGCCGGCCGGCTACTGCTGTCGTTCTGGTGGCTGCTAGTGCTCGTGCTCACAAACGAATTCGCGGGCCACCTCATGGCCAGCATAGCCATAAGGAGCGAGCCACCAAGATTGCGCTCTGTGGCGGATGTCGCGTACCAGACCTCCATACGGCCGCTGATATGGAAGGACACGGCGTTCGATACATACGTGCGG AAATCACCAAAGCCAGCGCTGCGCGCACTGACCCGACTGGCACTTCGCAATCGCGGATTCGTGTCCCTGGACGAACTCTACTCCGAAGCTTCCCTGGAGCAGTTGTACAGCGGTCGCGCTGTCTTAATCAACGACAAAACCGGTAGCATGCACACGCTTGCCAAGCGCTGCCGCCTTACCGGAGGAAGGCTGTACGTGGCGCCGGAGCTGCTCTTCACAACTTTCAGCACTATCGCGTACTCGAAGCAGCTGTCCGCAGAACTGCAGGAGAGGATCCAGGAGAAGTAA